One part of the Augochlora pura isolate Apur16 chromosome 3, APUR_v2.2.1, whole genome shotgun sequence genome encodes these proteins:
- the Mre11 gene encoding double strand break repair nuclease mre11 isoform X3, giving the protein MLKCLSLLRKYCLGPRAIRFHVLGDREKMFKHCPFKMLNYEDPSINIGMPIFSIHGNHDDPCFGAVGTMDVLSATGFINYFGKTTDLTNITIPPVIIRKGKTHVALYGLSHVNDERLSRMFRDSKVDLEQSENTPDYFNLFVLHQNRAPHSEYGYITQGKLPKFLDFIIWGHEHECRITPEFIPEAEYYISQPGSSVATSLCEGESKAKHVGLLSINGKQFKMKKLKLRTVRPFVFDNLILDHKIIQNDDHNLTLAESAFKFVDNYIENKIISKASKQLSGHLKQPILPLIRLRIFHTKDEEVFDTIKLAQKYCEEIANPMEMIIFRKEKKTGKKSSSSRYGDLSDDLQNMADIFAHTEDQQWKETVQGGLKRFFNLEENENLLTALTVDNLNEALTQFINGGNGDAFKILSRHKMKKIVSHVETSEATATEESIKKEIKNFRDRRNEKEENTEIRTMFTAKSVKPSNNDDVIDVDNCSDSADEAEKSDKVPPKHSRGRGRGRDSGRGRGSGRGRGARNKSKEADKRSVI; this is encoded by the exons atgttaaaatgtttaagTTTGTTAAGAAAATACTGTTTAGGCCCCAG AGCAATTAGATTTCATGTTTTGGGTGATCGAGAGAAAATGTTCAAACACTGTccatttaaaatgttaaattatgaAGATCCAAGTATTAATATTGGTATGCCAATATTTTCCATTCATGGGAACCATGATGATCCAT GCTTTGGAGCAGTTGGAACAATGGATGTGTTATCTGCCACTggctttataaattattttggaaaaacGACAGATCTCACCAACATTACTATCCCTCCAGTGATAATAAGAAAGGGTAAAACCCATGTTGCACTTTATGGCTTAAGCCACGTAAACGATGAAAGGTTATCAAGAATGTTCAGGGATTCCAAG GTGGATCTAGAACAATCAGAAAACACACCAGATTACTTTAATCTGTTTGTTTTACATCAAAATCGTGCTCCCCATTCAGAATATGGATATATTACTCAGGGAAAACTTCCCAAGTTTCTTGATTTCATTATATGGGGGCATGAACATGAATGCCGTATTACACCAGAGTTTATCCCTGAAGCAGAGTACTACATTTCTCAACCAG GTAGCTCTGTTGCAACTTCCTTGTGTGAAGGCGAGTCAAAGGCTAAACACGTTGGTCTGTTGAGCATAAATGGTAAACAGTTTaagatgaagaaattaaaactaaGAACTGTCAGACCCTTCGTGTTTGACAATTTGATTCTTGATCATAAGATTATACAGAATGATGACCATAATTTGACGCTTGCGGAATCTGCATTTAAATTCGTCGACAATTACAtagaaaataagataatatcTAAAGCTTCAAAACAATTGTCAGGTCATCTAAAGCAACCAATACTACCATTGATTCGATTGAGAATATTTCATACTAAAGACGAAGAAGTATTTGATACGATTAA ATTGGCACAGAAATATTGTGAGGAAATTGCTAATCCTATGGAAATGATTATATttcgcaaagaaaaaaaaaccggtAAGAAATCGTCGTCGTCTAGATATGGCGATCTTAGTGATGATCTTCAGAATATGGCTGATATTTTCGCCCACACGGag GATCAACAATGGAAGGAAACCGTACAAGGAGGACTAAAAAGATTctttaatttagaagaaaatgaaaatctattaACAGCACTAACAGTGGATAATTTAAATGAAGCATTAactcaatttattaatggAGGTAATGGTGATGCTTTCAAAATCTTATCAAG acataaaatgaagaaaattgtgTCTCACGTGGAAACTAGTGAAGCTACAGCAACcgaagaaagtattaagaaagaaattaaaaattttcgagaTAGAAGAAATGAGAAAGAGGAAAACACAGAA atacGAACAATGTTCACTGCTAAATCTGTAAAACCCTCTAATAATGACGACGTAATAGATGTTGACAATTGTAGTGACAGCGCAGATGAAGCGGAAAAATCAGATAAAGTTCCTCCCAAACACAGTAGAGGTAGAGGTAGAGGTAGAGATAGTGGTAGAGGTAGAGGTAGTGGTAGAGGTAGAGGAGCACGTAACAAAAGCAAAGAAGCCGATAAAAGATCTGTTATATAG
- the Mre11 gene encoding double strand break repair nuclease mre11 isoform X2, which yields MSERQESDDTFNTFEEILQYGIEHEVDFVLLGGDLFHDAKPTKTVMLKCLSLLRKYCLGPRAIRFHVLGDREKMFKHCPFKMLNYEDPSINIGMPIFSIHGNHDDPCFGAVGTMDVLSATGFINYFGKTTDLTNITIPPVIIRKGKTHVALYGLSHVNDERLSRMFRDSKVDLEQSENTPDYFNLFVLHQNRAPHSEYGYITQGKLPKFLDFIIWGHEHECRITPEFIPEAEYYISQPGSSVATSLCEGESKAKHVGLLSINGKQFKMKKLKLRTVRPFVFDNLILDHKIIQNDDHNLTLAESAFKFVDNYIENKIISKASKQLSGHLKQPILPLIRLRIFHTKDEEVFDTIKLAQKYCEEIANPMEMIIFRKEKKTGKKSSSSRYGDLSDDLQNMADIFAHTEDQQWKETVQGGLKRFFNLEENENLLTALTVDNLNEALTQFINGGNGDAFKILSRHKMKKIVSHVETSEATATEESIKKEIKNFRDRRNEKEENTEIRTMFTAKSVKPSNNDDVIDVDNCSDSADEAEKSDKVPPKHSRGRGRGRDSGRGRGSGRGRGARNKSKEADKRSVI from the exons ATGTCCGAAC gACAGGAATCGGATGACACTTTTAATACTTTTGAAGAAATACTTCAATATGGCATTGAACATGAAGTAGACTTTGTACTACTTGGAGGAGATTTATTTCATGATGCAAAACCAACAAAAACAGTtatgttaaaatgtttaagTTTGTTAAGAAAATACTGTTTAGGCCCCAG AGCAATTAGATTTCATGTTTTGGGTGATCGAGAGAAAATGTTCAAACACTGTccatttaaaatgttaaattatgaAGATCCAAGTATTAATATTGGTATGCCAATATTTTCCATTCATGGGAACCATGATGATCCAT GCTTTGGAGCAGTTGGAACAATGGATGTGTTATCTGCCACTggctttataaattattttggaaaaacGACAGATCTCACCAACATTACTATCCCTCCAGTGATAATAAGAAAGGGTAAAACCCATGTTGCACTTTATGGCTTAAGCCACGTAAACGATGAAAGGTTATCAAGAATGTTCAGGGATTCCAAG GTGGATCTAGAACAATCAGAAAACACACCAGATTACTTTAATCTGTTTGTTTTACATCAAAATCGTGCTCCCCATTCAGAATATGGATATATTACTCAGGGAAAACTTCCCAAGTTTCTTGATTTCATTATATGGGGGCATGAACATGAATGCCGTATTACACCAGAGTTTATCCCTGAAGCAGAGTACTACATTTCTCAACCAG GTAGCTCTGTTGCAACTTCCTTGTGTGAAGGCGAGTCAAAGGCTAAACACGTTGGTCTGTTGAGCATAAATGGTAAACAGTTTaagatgaagaaattaaaactaaGAACTGTCAGACCCTTCGTGTTTGACAATTTGATTCTTGATCATAAGATTATACAGAATGATGACCATAATTTGACGCTTGCGGAATCTGCATTTAAATTCGTCGACAATTACAtagaaaataagataatatcTAAAGCTTCAAAACAATTGTCAGGTCATCTAAAGCAACCAATACTACCATTGATTCGATTGAGAATATTTCATACTAAAGACGAAGAAGTATTTGATACGATTAA ATTGGCACAGAAATATTGTGAGGAAATTGCTAATCCTATGGAAATGATTATATttcgcaaagaaaaaaaaaccggtAAGAAATCGTCGTCGTCTAGATATGGCGATCTTAGTGATGATCTTCAGAATATGGCTGATATTTTCGCCCACACGGag GATCAACAATGGAAGGAAACCGTACAAGGAGGACTAAAAAGATTctttaatttagaagaaaatgaaaatctattaACAGCACTAACAGTGGATAATTTAAATGAAGCATTAactcaatttattaatggAGGTAATGGTGATGCTTTCAAAATCTTATCAAG acataaaatgaagaaaattgtgTCTCACGTGGAAACTAGTGAAGCTACAGCAACcgaagaaagtattaagaaagaaattaaaaattttcgagaTAGAAGAAATGAGAAAGAGGAAAACACAGAA atacGAACAATGTTCACTGCTAAATCTGTAAAACCCTCTAATAATGACGACGTAATAGATGTTGACAATTGTAGTGACAGCGCAGATGAAGCGGAAAAATCAGATAAAGTTCCTCCCAAACACAGTAGAGGTAGAGGTAGAGGTAGAGATAGTGGTAGAGGTAGAGGTAGTGGTAGAGGTAGAGGAGCACGTAACAAAAGCAAAGAAGCCGATAAAAGATCTGTTATATAG
- the Mre11 gene encoding double strand break repair nuclease mre11 isoform X1: MSERESHETLKPKHTLKILVATDIHLGYNFNKKRGQESDDTFNTFEEILQYGIEHEVDFVLLGGDLFHDAKPTKTVMLKCLSLLRKYCLGPRAIRFHVLGDREKMFKHCPFKMLNYEDPSINIGMPIFSIHGNHDDPCFGAVGTMDVLSATGFINYFGKTTDLTNITIPPVIIRKGKTHVALYGLSHVNDERLSRMFRDSKVDLEQSENTPDYFNLFVLHQNRAPHSEYGYITQGKLPKFLDFIIWGHEHECRITPEFIPEAEYYISQPGSSVATSLCEGESKAKHVGLLSINGKQFKMKKLKLRTVRPFVFDNLILDHKIIQNDDHNLTLAESAFKFVDNYIENKIISKASKQLSGHLKQPILPLIRLRIFHTKDEEVFDTIKLAQKYCEEIANPMEMIIFRKEKKTGKKSSSSRYGDLSDDLQNMADIFAHTEDQQWKETVQGGLKRFFNLEENENLLTALTVDNLNEALTQFINGGNGDAFKILSRHKMKKIVSHVETSEATATEESIKKEIKNFRDRRNEKEENTEIRTMFTAKSVKPSNNDDVIDVDNCSDSADEAEKSDKVPPKHSRGRGRGRDSGRGRGSGRGRGARNKSKEADKRSVI, translated from the exons ATGTCCGAACGTGAGTCTCATGAAACACTTAAACCGAAACATACACTTAAAATCTTAGTTGCTACCGACATTCACCTCggttataatttcaataagaaAAGAG gACAGGAATCGGATGACACTTTTAATACTTTTGAAGAAATACTTCAATATGGCATTGAACATGAAGTAGACTTTGTACTACTTGGAGGAGATTTATTTCATGATGCAAAACCAACAAAAACAGTtatgttaaaatgtttaagTTTGTTAAGAAAATACTGTTTAGGCCCCAG AGCAATTAGATTTCATGTTTTGGGTGATCGAGAGAAAATGTTCAAACACTGTccatttaaaatgttaaattatgaAGATCCAAGTATTAATATTGGTATGCCAATATTTTCCATTCATGGGAACCATGATGATCCAT GCTTTGGAGCAGTTGGAACAATGGATGTGTTATCTGCCACTggctttataaattattttggaaaaacGACAGATCTCACCAACATTACTATCCCTCCAGTGATAATAAGAAAGGGTAAAACCCATGTTGCACTTTATGGCTTAAGCCACGTAAACGATGAAAGGTTATCAAGAATGTTCAGGGATTCCAAG GTGGATCTAGAACAATCAGAAAACACACCAGATTACTTTAATCTGTTTGTTTTACATCAAAATCGTGCTCCCCATTCAGAATATGGATATATTACTCAGGGAAAACTTCCCAAGTTTCTTGATTTCATTATATGGGGGCATGAACATGAATGCCGTATTACACCAGAGTTTATCCCTGAAGCAGAGTACTACATTTCTCAACCAG GTAGCTCTGTTGCAACTTCCTTGTGTGAAGGCGAGTCAAAGGCTAAACACGTTGGTCTGTTGAGCATAAATGGTAAACAGTTTaagatgaagaaattaaaactaaGAACTGTCAGACCCTTCGTGTTTGACAATTTGATTCTTGATCATAAGATTATACAGAATGATGACCATAATTTGACGCTTGCGGAATCTGCATTTAAATTCGTCGACAATTACAtagaaaataagataatatcTAAAGCTTCAAAACAATTGTCAGGTCATCTAAAGCAACCAATACTACCATTGATTCGATTGAGAATATTTCATACTAAAGACGAAGAAGTATTTGATACGATTAA ATTGGCACAGAAATATTGTGAGGAAATTGCTAATCCTATGGAAATGATTATATttcgcaaagaaaaaaaaaccggtAAGAAATCGTCGTCGTCTAGATATGGCGATCTTAGTGATGATCTTCAGAATATGGCTGATATTTTCGCCCACACGGag GATCAACAATGGAAGGAAACCGTACAAGGAGGACTAAAAAGATTctttaatttagaagaaaatgaaaatctattaACAGCACTAACAGTGGATAATTTAAATGAAGCATTAactcaatttattaatggAGGTAATGGTGATGCTTTCAAAATCTTATCAAG acataaaatgaagaaaattgtgTCTCACGTGGAAACTAGTGAAGCTACAGCAACcgaagaaagtattaagaaagaaattaaaaattttcgagaTAGAAGAAATGAGAAAGAGGAAAACACAGAA atacGAACAATGTTCACTGCTAAATCTGTAAAACCCTCTAATAATGACGACGTAATAGATGTTGACAATTGTAGTGACAGCGCAGATGAAGCGGAAAAATCAGATAAAGTTCCTCCCAAACACAGTAGAGGTAGAGGTAGAGGTAGAGATAGTGGTAGAGGTAGAGGTAGTGGTAGAGGTAGAGGAGCACGTAACAAAAGCAAAGAAGCCGATAAAAGATCTGTTATATAG
- the LOC144479011 gene encoding uncharacterized protein LOC144479011, producing the protein MLYKKNEKTGKHLEERFKRAMIAMKKTWGIGEKLFKESFERRMRICTALVESVLLYGAEVWGWQSEVRLERVKRKYIKWVLGLDRNMPNYVVTEETKSEEVRDKALERAMKYEEEARVSEKKIVRRYVEEIEKEKNTGSDWKKKRRQTRNTLELEEEKMERIREQEGGETKKIYKRIRERLKVKRKKERKEQIYSSKYNPTYRDIVTERLPGYLRDRRRKKDRTLIARFRCVNESKGRQMRRQEEERMCRICKREEETMEHLVECGTEGGTSIKEILGEGGEGLAELKKIVEERRGGDVERERERERERERERERGKERRKLSTNIVIRIEKMPKKLNFYVLSFRLSCKKL; encoded by the coding sequence ATGTTGTacaaaaaaaatgagaaaacgGGGAAACACCTGGAGGAAAGATTCAAGAGGGCTATGATTGCGATGAAGAAGACATGGGGCATaggtgaaaaattatttaaggaatCGTTTGAGAGAAGGATGAGGATTTGTACAGCACTGGTGGAAAGCGTGCTTCTCTACGGGGCGGAAGTTTGGGGATGGCAGAGCGAGGTGAGGCTGGAGAGGGTAAAAAGGAAGTACATTAAATGGGTATTGGGGCTGGATAGGAACATGCCAAACTATGTAGTAACAGAAGAAACGAAGAGTGAAGAAGTGAGAGACAAAGCATTGGAAAGAGCGATGAAGTACGAAGAAGAAGCAAGAGTGTCAGAGAAAAAGATTGTGAGGAGGTATGTAGAGGAAattgaaaaggagaaaaacaCAGGGAGCGattggaagaaaaagaggagacAAACAAGAAACACGCTGGAGCTGGAGGAGGAGAAGATGGAAAGGATTAGGGAACAAGAGGGgggagaaacaaagaaaatttataaaaggataagagagagattgaaagtgaagagaaagaaagagagaaaagaacagATATATTCATCGAAATACAACCCAACGTACAGAGATATAGTAACGGAAAGACTACCGGGATACCtaagagatagaagaagaaagaaggacCGAACGTTAATAGCAAGATTCAGGTGTGTAAATGAGAGTAAGGGAAGACAGATGCGGAGACAGGAGGAAGAAAGAATGTGTAGAATATGtaagagagaagaggaaacGATGGAGCATTTGGTGGAGTGTGGGACAGAAGGAGGAACTagcataaaagaaattttgggagagggaggagaggggctagcagaattgaaaaagatagtagaagagaggaggggaggcgacgtagagagagaaagagagagagagagagagagagagagagagagagagagaggaaaagaaagaagaaaactaAGCACAAACATAGTAATAAGGATAGAAAAGATGCCAAAGAAGCTGAATTTTTATGTGTTAAGTTTTAGGTTAAGCTGTAAAAAACTGTAA